The Aliidiomarina minuta nucleotide sequence ATAATAAATATCCGCAATGCGTTCTAAATCGTTGATCATAGTCTGCATAAAGCGAATACGTTCGCTGGTGGAGTGTTCCAGGTTGGTATGTTCGCTCACTCTTACCAGGTAATCTGAAATCTCCATTTCCATTTCGTCAGTCGCTTCTTCGGCCTTCTGAATTTTGTCTAACAGCGCCTCGCGATTGGCTTTAGGATCAAAAAGCAGTTCATTAACAGAGACGTGCATTTTGCCGACAATATCAACAAAGTGTTGAATTTCTTTGTTGGCCTGCTCGACGGAAAATCCTGGTGACGACATGGGACCACCGCTGATGTAACGCAGATGAAACTGGTCATCTTGTCCGCGGTCGGGCTGAATGTATTCAACAAAACGTACCAGATAAGGCACAAAAGCAAACATAATGAGTACGTTGGCAATATTAAATGTGGTATGGAACAGGGAGAGCGCCAGGGTTGAATTCTGCCTCGCCAGCACATCGTCGCCCATAACAGATAAAGTGCTGCCAGTCGTATACTGAATAATGCTGTCCATCAGGTGCAGTACCGGATAGATAAGGGCCAGCATCCAGAGCACGCCAATCACGTTAAAGAAGAAGTGGAACCTGGCCGCCCTTTTAGCGTGCACATTGCCCACCAAAGCGGCAATGTTGGCGGTCACCGTGGTCCCTATGTTTTCACCCAGAATCATGGCAGCGGCAATAGGAAAGGAAATCCAGCCTTCAAACAGCATCACTAAGGTAATAGCCGTGGCAGCGGACGATGACTGTGTCAGCAACGTTAAAATTGCACCGACGAATACAAAGAGTATTAACGAGAAGTAACCATAACCGGACAAGACGGTAAGAAATTCAAACATCTCCGGGTTGGCGTTGATGTCGGGTACCGCGCCTTTGATAAACTCCAGACCAATGAAAATAATACCAAAACCAACCATAGCCTCGGCAATATTGCGCAGGCGGTTGTTACTGGAGAACAGGAAGGCGAAGAAAATACCGATAACGGCCAAAGCAATGGGCGTTATTTCAAACTTAAAACCAAAGAGTGAAACCATCCAGGCGGTGATGGTGGTGCCTATGTTAGCACCCATAATAACGCCAGTGGATTGTACAAAGGTCAGTAGCCCTGCGTTTACAAAACTGACGGCCATAACGGTGGTGGTGGTTGACGATTGGGTGATGGCGGTGGTGCCAAAGCCTGTTATTACCCCAGTGACCCGGTTCCGGGTCATGCCGCTTAAAATACCTTTTAAACGACTCCCTGCAATCTTTTGTAACCCTTCACTAAAAATTTTCATTCCGAAGATGAAAATACCAAGCGAGCCAATTAACTGTAAAAAGTCAAAAATTGAATAAGTCATTCGCTAAGCCTTTGCCATTCGGACAGGGCTGAAGGGTCGGGTACCTTCGACACTTCAATATCATCCGTTTGCATGGGTGCATATATGAGTGTTTTGAAGCGCGCATTATATCTGTCATTTGGTTGTAATGAAACGGCAGAACGCAATAACTCGGCATGGTCGTTTTGTGTGCAATAGAGCGGCTAACTATACGGTTAATTGAACAGTCAATTAACAAAGATTGATTTAAATTGAATGTTCAATTAACATTAACCCCGTTGTCATATTCCTCCTCTACACTGGAAATCTTCTAAACAACAGCGAAACAGGAAAAATCATGCACACATATCTACCAATGAAGCGAAGCTTAATTGCTCTTTCGATAATTTCAGCTTTCTCATTTACATCTTTATCTGCCACAGCACAGGAAGCTGCAGATCAGGAAAATGCCAGCGAAGAAGAAAGCGAGCAGTATGAATCCATTCGGGTTATGGGACGCAGTGTTTCCTACGCCAATACCACGTCGTCTGAAGAGATGCAGTTGCAGCAAACCTCAATGACCAGTGCTTTATCAAGCATTAATAACCTGCCAGGTGTACTGGTCAACGAAGGTGACCCCTTCGGCTCTGATGAATGGTCTACCAGTGTGTCTATTCGTGGTTTTCAGCTTGACCTTGAGTCACAGCAGATAGGCATGACGGTTGACGGAATAGCAAACGGAAATTCCAACTACGGTGGCGGTACTAAAGCCAATCGCTTTATTGATACCGAGAACTTGCGTGCCAGTGAGGTATCTCAGGGGACAGCTGATATAAGCTCACGCTCGCACGAAGCTCTCGGTGGTAC carries:
- a CDS encoding Na/Pi cotransporter family protein encodes the protein MTYSIFDFLQLIGSLGIFIFGMKIFSEGLQKIAGSRLKGILSGMTRNRVTGVITGFGTTAITQSSTTTTVMAVSFVNAGLLTFVQSTGVIMGANIGTTITAWMVSLFGFKFEITPIALAVIGIFFAFLFSSNNRLRNIAEAMVGFGIIFIGLEFIKGAVPDINANPEMFEFLTVLSGYGYFSLILFVFVGAILTLLTQSSSAATAITLVMLFEGWISFPIAAAMILGENIGTTVTANIAALVGNVHAKRAARFHFFFNVIGVLWMLALIYPVLHLMDSIIQYTTGSTLSVMGDDVLARQNSTLALSLFHTTFNIANVLIMFAFVPYLVRFVEYIQPDRGQDDQFHLRYISGGPMSSPGFSVEQANKEIQHFVDIVGKMHVSVNELLFDPKANREALLDKIQKAEEATDEMEMEISDYLVRVSEHTNLEHSTSERIRFMQTMINDLERIADIYYQISKLAERMTESRSTWPEDAATEMAEMMNAVAAAIETMTRNVALSPEQVDLDAAIETENAIDRTRDMYRDTHYTRLESGNYPARAGVTFMDMLNRLERIGDHMLNVNESAAGRRLKAMRVDD